In Micromonospora sp. NBC_01813, the following are encoded in one genomic region:
- a CDS encoding WXG100 family type VII secretion target produces MPTFSVNSDETEQTSAALLNDFTQLQDKLTDVRNKVQTLLANGYSTPAAQQRFQPFFEEFGRGFEQVNQGLEGISRYVRAVGEAFTSADDQLGASLPG; encoded by the coding sequence CGTCAACTCCGACGAGACCGAGCAGACCTCGGCGGCACTGCTCAACGACTTCACCCAGCTGCAGGACAAGCTGACTGACGTCCGCAACAAGGTGCAGACCCTGCTGGCCAACGGCTACTCCACCCCCGCGGCCCAGCAGCGGTTCCAGCCCTTCTTCGAGGAGTTCGGTCGCGGCTTCGAGCAGGTCAACCAGGGCCTGGAAGGGATCAGCCGGTACGTGCGCGCGGTCGGTGAGGCGTTCACCTCGGCCGACGACCAGCTGGGCGCTTCGCTGCCCGGCTGA